TGCCCACTCTTGGTGACATACATtaaagtccccacccagagtacactctgcatccttgtcaccctcagtgcttcctccaagtggtgttgaacatggaggagcactgattcatcagctgagcgggagggtggtggtggggcagtaTGTGGCCATCAGCAAGATGTTCccatgccatgaaacttcatggggtccggagttgatgttgaggactcccagggcaactcccattGTGTCACCTCCTCtgctaggtatgtcctgtcccacagggTAGGCCAAAGGAATGTCCCAggtatggtgatggtgatgtctaggACATTATCCGTAAGGTAtggttatgtcaggctgttgcttaactaatctgtgagacagctctccaactGTTGGCACAAGTCTCCAGATGTTAtgaaggaggactttacagggtcaacagagctgagtttgctgttATAATTTCCATGCCTAGGCCAGTGCTGGGTGGTctgcctggtttcattccttttaggctttttagcggtttgattttaagagtcaaccacattactgtgtgtctggggtcacatgtaggctagaccaggtaaggatggcaggtttccttctctaaaaaggcattagtgaaccagatgggtttttacaacaatggtttcatcgtcatcattggacttttaattacagatttttattggattcaaattccaccatctgccatggcaggatatGAACCCAAGATTCCTAGAGCATTACccggggtctctggattattaatccagtgacaatagcactgcACCACCGCCTCACCCTGTCTCTGTCTATTTGGTGGGGTTGAAGGTAGTTTAACCTGTAATGAATATATTTTGAGTATGGTTATGTTTGATAATATGCAAATCCCAACAGCAGCACTTTTCACACACCATTAAGGTAGCAAATGCAAACTGTCCTTCAAAGTTTAAACAGTTCTGCCACCTGAGATATACAAACCAGACGATACAGTCCAGGCAGCAAATTCAAAATCAGGTTCAGCTTTTGCTGGTGGAAGACTGTGAAAATGATTGTAACTGTGCATAAAACCTATGAAAACCAAGTTCCAATTTCTCTAATCAGCTACCACCCTCTCTTCCATTCCTATCTCTAACAACCCATGGATTTTTGTGGGAGGGAGCTCCACAATTCTTCCTTCCTTTGAATGAAGAAGCGTTTCTTAAATTCTTTTCTGAATGGCCTGTCTTTCAAATTAAGGTTATGGCCGTTTACCCTAGACTCTCCACACTAGGGGAAGTGCTTTCACATTATATACCTTATCAATTCCTTACAAAATCTTAAAACCCTTAACTTTcttattccagggaatacaagcctatttTATATACTCTCTCCTCATAATCTGACCGCTGGATCTGTGTGCGTGGACCCTAACTCTCTTTGCAGTTccaagcttttcaccatttaagtaatactcgaATCAATCCTATTTTGGTGCAAAATGGATGACGACCCACTCCATGCTGtcccaccctgcagccataaaGCACTGCAGGACGAGCTAGACAGAGCCAGTATGGGACTTTCggccctcactggggaggaggtCCTACTCTTTGGAGCTGCCAACGAATCCGGTTGGCTgacagctccatcagtcctggtAGTGccaggagcatgttagtgggtgctgccaggactacaagaggaggaggaagcaggCCCATGGATTCATGGAAACAGATAAGTCCAGGGTCaggggcagggagggtttgggaaGGTCAAGTAGGGGagcttggggtggggtgggtttaagGCTATAGGCTGGTAGGAAGAAACAGGGGGGCTCTGTCTTAGGGGAGGCCGATCCACAAAGGGTAACCCCAAAAATAGACaccccccccttccttcccacccttttaagaaattattttaaaaaatgggcCATCCACTCCTGCCCAACTGCCCACGCCAAATGTTTTATGGAGGGGTAGCGTATTATTAGGTTCAGTTGGCTTGGTAGCAAGCCAAACTGACCCTTGATTACCTATTTAAATATGATGGGTGGCCTGCCAATTTCGGCATGCCCACCCCTCCATATTATGCAGGTGagctcgggggtgggtgggaaggtgatggggtAGTCACCCGTCCTATTTTTCaagccgccaccaccccccccctgctGAAACGCAGCCCACAGGGGCATATGAAATGGTGCCCCCTAGACTGTTGAAATCTACCTGCCACAGTTTTGCCTGTTCACTTAATATATCAGTGTCATTTTTCAAGTTTATGTTTCACTCTAAAATACTTTGTATTAGGTAAACTTGGATATATGTGGCTTTCTATTGtgttatccaagtcattaataaatataatGCATAGTTGAGACTCCAGCACAGATTCTTGAGGGACAGCACTAGTCCCTTCCTTCCAATTTGAGTACATATCTATTAACCCTATTCTCTGTCATCTACGTTCTAACCAATCTCCGAACCTGGTCAATATTTTGCTTCAATTCAGGAGCTTTGATTTTATCATTAACATTTTAACATTACCCAAGACAATCCCCTTTCTGTTACTTTAGTTACTTGCTATTCACCTCAAATCCACCTCTCCAATCTAGCTTTCTTAACCTTTTCCTTCCTGGCTTGATTCTGTTTTCCATATGTCTATTTGTGGAACAACTTTAGACATTTACAGTCTtacgttaaaagtgctatataaatacaagttctttctttcataaAGGAGGATTATTAATGTAAAGCAATTCCTGCATCAAGATGGTAAAAAGCAAAAAGGCAAGGAACTGTGACTACTGCAGCTTTAGATGACACTTGCAGAATGGGGAAGCCAGGACAATAAAGCTGTGCAGCCCATGTCAATCTATTTATATATGCAGCGGTTATCATGGGAAGGAAACAGCCACTTggatttataaagtgcctttaataTAAGACACCCCAAGGCCTTTCAAAGGaatgtaatcagacaaaatttgacaccaatgaCAATAATGAGCTATCaggacaggtaaccaaaaacTGGGCCAAAGATTTTAAGGGGCTCCGTAAAAGAGGAGAGGGATGGCGAGAGAGGAGAACTTTAGAGAGGGAGTTTCagggcctaggtagctgaagacacagcctcCAATGGTGGGATGAAGAAAAATCAGGATCAGAATTAAAGGTACCGTGGAGTTGTAGAGCTGGAAAATGTTAAGAACAAGGAGGGATGaggtcatgaagggatttgaacacatggatgagaattttaaatttgaggtattGCTAGACATTCTAACCATAGCGATTGAATTCCCCCTATCTGCACCAGCTCTGTGTATTTCTCTAAGTGCGATATTGTGCTAATGGTTCAGTTCCATgtatttgggattgtgtatgaaGTGCTGATTATAATTCTACAGGATCTGGAGCAGTCATACACACGCACTCCAAAGCTGCTGTCATGGCAACCCTCCTCTTCCCAGGAAAGGAGTTTCAAATTACACACCAAGAAATGATTAAAGGAATCAGGAAATGTCAATCCGGAGACTATTACAGGTATTGTACTCCTCAATGAgtgtcatactgagcacaaatcCAGCACTGTATCAGTCTTATTTCCTTTTAAACTAGCAGCAGTAATTTGTGGGTGATATGGTGGATAGGAAGATTGCTTTGCATCCAAGCCAGCCCGATTCCCAAATCATGGGTGAAGTGATGGAGCGAGCAGAGCTTTCTCCCTTTCCGGCAATAATGTAGTGACCAGCTATTGGTAAAGGATTGGCAAATAGTCATATTGCAACAGTTAAAGTTGAGTGTTTTTACTGCAGACTAAATgcagtttctttttaaaagtaaagTGGGAGTAACAACAATACAAGGAAGGTTTAGAAAGGTGCATTTCTACAATGTGAGGGGAGCTGTTTTTTGAGGACATATTAGTTATTTACACTATGCCTTTCACATAGTGGGGCATCTTAAGCCAATAACTATTGTGTGGTCAGGagttacatagaaactaggagtaggagtaggccatttggcccttcgagtctgctctgccattcattaagatcatggctgatcatccaactcaatagcctgctcctgctttctccccataccctttgatccctttcaccccaagagctatacctaactccttcttgaaaacatacaatgttttggtctcaactactttctgtggtagcgaatttcacaggctcaccactctctgggtgaagaaatttctcctcatctcagtcctaaatggtctaccccatatctgcagactgtgacccctggttctggactcccccactatcgggaacatcctttctgcatctaccctgtctagtgctGTTAGAATTTTATTAGTTTCTATGAGatgacccctcattcttctgagctccagcgaatataatcctaactggcTCGATCTTTCCTCATACGTCAGtcccgccattccaggaatcagtcaggtaaaccttcactgcactccctctatagcaagtacatccttcctcagataaggacaccaaaactgcacacaatattccagttagataggagaggggagacacagtggTGCGGACAACTCCTGGGAGTAAAAGAAGGTTGAGAAACACTGGCTGCAAAGCAATGACAATGTCTGAAGATAACAGGACCTACTGGAAACTTGATAAAAGACTATaggcggaattttccaagccAGCTGGCAGCGTGTGTGAATGGTGGTGTGCGCAGAAAATACggcatgacctgcttcacaacggCATGAAGGCAGGCCGCGATCATCCGCCCAGCCCACCAATGGCAGTCTGCGCTTCCCGCCATCGgttggcggggagctaattgtaatacattagcatataattaaaaggccaccccACCAGGCTTTTGGGACCCTGCCGTATCGTCCATCCACGTCACAACATATAGGCGACATGCACTTGGCCTacgctttgggggaactgaggtgagtgagcagcagcgttctccacagctcatccGTCATTTACAGGCCTCTGGCGCTGAGGGGTGgaggcaactgatgcctggctccGGGGGCAACTGCTGAGGTGGGGatggtgtccaggggcaagtgctgaggtggggatggtgtccaggggcaagtgctggccagcctcagaagTTGAGGGCGGTCAGGGGTCGGCGCTGCATCCCATGCACAGGCAATCAAGGTgcggggcagggtaagcgagggaagtggccatgcattagcgACACCTGTATAAGCTGAcaatgcctctgcaactaagacagatcaggcgcagctgcagtgatatgattggggtcaggctcctagcctgcccgcccatacAAACAACGTGGagacaccaaagggccaccaagcgctccatactttaccacacacacacaccaccaccccaccctaccgGCACGGACTTCGAGTCTGCCACCACGTTATTGGACCAGGgcgcagttggactgcacacattgtacgatctcaccaatgctggccatgtggcagtcactgctggaggtgcttacaacctcttgcaatctcagcatcctggtttggactagTGTCCCCAATGTCGCGGGTTGACAGGGTAGCCATGCAGCGCGTTCATTTCTGGCTATCCGAGGGATGAGCAGTGTTCTCCAgggagcattaaggggcagtcacacagggccaggaaaggtgctacgTACAGCCATGATAACTGGGTCActttctctttcatgctgcaggaggaccacgtcaggttcatggatcctggtgacctagctgtgtgcctgatggtctGCAGAGactagaagatggaggagagggcGATTGAGGCATCTGGCCGCGcaaacaggagcagcaacctcatgaagaagaggcagcaggggctcccgcacatgctgcccaggagcgacagcgagccatgattggtcggcacctagcaacacccagggtctatagacgccacctcattcctgcagatgactgagaaccagtgtcgccgatgactgtgcatgtttagggacctggtgactcacatctgccacttactgcaggacttggcaccaaggggtcatggaaggcatccactgccaatggctatGAAAGTGAtcacggcgctcaatttctatgccagtggctgctttcagggctccacaggtgacctttgtgggatttcacaatccgccacccacaaatgcattcatgaggtcacagataccaTTTTCTCCATGGAACACAACTTGGTGCATTTTGCCCGAGACCggaacagccaggatgcaagggccattgggtttgcccagatctcgggattcccacaggtgcagggtgcaattgactgcactcgtgGTGCTCAGgactccatcactacactcagtggacttcatcaaccacaagggcttccactcactgaacatgcagctggtatgcgaccaccagaaacgtgccctgcaggtgtgcgcatggtttccagggagtgtgcatgacgcctacatcctgagtcgctcgcagatccctgcagtcttccagggtccacagaggctgaagcgttggctccttggggacaagggctacctacagaggccttggctgatgacacccatgcggtggcctcagactgcagcagagcaacgctataatgaggctcatacagCAGCTCACAATTtgcagttccagtgcctggaccggtctgatggagccctgcgaTACAGTcggcagagggtgtcacgcatcgtcattgtgtgctgcaccctttacagctGGCATTGCAACAGGGAGAGcagctgcctgaggaggagatggaggagctacacttatcctctgatgaggaagacgCCAacaaggatgagggtgagggggtcctcggtggtgacgatgacaggaatgaggctctcgcactgactAGAAGAGGCCagcacacttgggaggccctctgtggcacctgcccactacattcttgCAGCAATGAtcagctgaggtgcaggcatcagtaatgtgcccagtgagtgtgaggcttgaccttcactgtggtctgaaggctgcacagagcacaaggaagaagacctggactgagatacctgcctttaccttgtgcagaaaggtttcacatctgaataacaagaacattgctcatcagaacaagaccCCACAGGCAGAgcgacattcttaggagtttattgacaatagtgaacagtatgtacaagtgatcaatgccagatttgtggaggatgacgacgacatgcagtgaggtgtcctcgtagatcctcacatctcaGTTTGTGAaagtttgattccagtctggcttatcacagcgccaataccctctgtgagaatgctcctgtcatggagatgcagtggaggccctaacaatcgcttgatcgcaggaggatgatgacaacatgcagtgtggacactccacagatcttcacacagcctctgagaatatctgactcctgtctggccgagggcagctcgcttgcattctgtgatcaaggtcatatcagagatgcaaccatgaaactttagatgcatctgatgctgtgtccgccttcagcaccttagCCCtttaggagctggtgcacagcatcactggtcgcagatgctggtgtgatgggagccaaccccaccttaaagatgctgagagcgcacagagagtatgagagaactctgtggcgcctgcccactacattttggcagcaatgaccagcaccactgaggtgcaggcctcagtaatgtgtccagtgactgtgaggctggaccCATCActctggtctgaaggctgcacaaagcacaaggaagaggacctggacagagacacctgcctttaccttgtgcagaaaggtttcacatctgagtaacaagaacactgcttatcagaacaaggagccaaaagcagggtgacattcttcggagtttattgacaatagtgaatattatgtacaagtgatcaatacccctggccaggctgtgcaattacttttacctaactttcctaaccctgccgctacatcttggtgctccctggaaatccacagcagaggtagaggcagcctgctaactgtgataccctatatatatatatatatatataagataaaaacaaaaaactgcggatgctggaaattcaaaacaaaacaaaaacagaattacctggaaaaactcagcaggtcttgcagcatcggtgatgctgccagacctgctgagtttttccaggtaattctgtttttgtttttttttaactgtgatatcctgtctgtaatgactttggtgggcgtcctctgaagGGCAGAGACTTGGAGAGtaccggcctgctttcggggtcctgctgtgccacagtggtaccctcctcggcctgtgaaactTGGTCTGCGGAGGTCAAAGGAAGATAGGATTCGGTTGGGCCAGTCACtcacagagtcacctgggtggatggccccggagcgtgcacctgctgattatcctccctatgggtgcccgagggcccctggccgAGTCTGTGAACGGAGGGgataactggagtgagatcgcgCTGCCCAGtatccctctcacgtacacactgttggaggctaactatggcatcacCAATGGAGTTaggcccgcacagcagtgcaggagtgacatgctggaccaaggtctccatggcggccaccctaccagcgttgacctcggtgcgtcgTAATGCTgctgctatcacctcagtctgaaaatagactgactcctccatcgtgccttgcaatctgaggaacacagcggacatctcttcctgatgttcctgagcttgcctttgcagctgcagcaactgtgacatgaccaactccagaggctcgtcatctgactcggactcagcaatgttctggcctacagcagtcctccgagtgccggggacctgggaagttcctgcctccgtctgctgtggatcagaaagcacaatgtgctcaccagattgtgaccccgaggttaCTCtgaagctggtggagggtgtgggtgagcgctgtgacgggacttcagggagggtgccttcagattcctcttcagatgtttcttcagagcttgattggaggccctgggtcatgggctccgTCAGCTATtttgcagatgtgcctgtggaagcaaggggagataattagtacatggcattggcctgtgaaagaggacacatcactcacggcatggttatctgatggatgttgcattgctggatcctcacttgatagaccTTGCCGTCAGCACAAGACCGGTCTcagtcattgccggccagctggatggctctgttttggAATTCTGTCAGAATGTTgaattctggcatccctccacctgtctgcgaccgttccctcctgttgtgagccagtttgtcctgcatggttagagatggggagagtgtatcaggactcctggcaggccagatgataagtatgcctggcctgtgtgggcggtgagtgGATGGGATGTGTGGAGAGTGAATAGTGATATCTCTTgctttggcagtgagtgagggccctgtgtgtgtgtgatgggtttgtgagtgtgagagtggggagtgatgaaaagagtgacttatcctggcagagtggaggagatcattcatccttatgcagcactgggtggctgttctcttctgCAAGGTGtttgtgctgaccaccgctgccactgcctccctagccgggttggtgacattgctacccatctggcggccagagcaggggtagagcacatcccagctggcctccacggcatccagcagtcgcttgagggacccgtcgttgaagcggggggggctgcagtctttttgcctttgctggacATATCTCCTGGACaacagtggtgagctggtagcgATGAGCGCTGTGCtgacagctgccttttaaagatggcagccagcaTGATGCAACGGCGGGGTGATGGTGAACAGGCAAGTAAGAGCCCACTGCTATGGAATCAAAATCACCTTTGCAAGGACTGTGCAAGTGGCAACCAAACTCCCTTTAGGCACATCAACCCCAAGGTTTCAGCTTGCAATCATCATGGAGGTCACTTGTGAGACAAAATGATCAGAGAACTATTGAATCTTACAAGTCCTTTCCTACAGCTAATTTTAAATGAACAGGAATGCATTAATAATAACCCACCATTTTTGTCGGCAGGCAAgattccattttacccacccgctcccgcacttagtgcaattctgggaaaattctgttGTTGACAGAAAAACTTGCCACAACTGATTAGTGACATTTCAGCTTTCACTTGCCTCTCACTTGCTGGTCTAAAGTACCTTAGCTACCCTGTGCAGTGGGAATGTGGACCTGGACTTGAAGATTACTGTGAGAACAGTGTTAATTTTATCCtagtcacactcacacaggtaAACGAGTGCTAAAGTTAATAAATATAAAGACAATCATTATAGCTACACTTCAGCAATAAGAACTGTATGCTCAGTTCTTTATgcttgttttgggatgtcctTTGGAAGTAAAAGAAACGGTGGATCATTTCTATTTAAAATGGGAATAATCTGGTCACTTTTAGATCTTTGTTAGTATTTAGGAaaccattcttgggatgtgggcttcattggcaaggccaacatctCTAGGTGTCCTGGAGAAATAGGTAGGAAGCCACCTCCTTCaacgctgcagtctatgtggtgaaggtacttccACGTAAGAAATCTAGCTTGCTAAGTCTGTAAATTTCCTGTATCTTGTTGAAGGACAAAATcattgcacaaatttaaacacaagAGAAATGGTTTTCTTGTTTTATAATAAAAAGTCTTTTTAAATGTTTTGTATTTGCCAGGTATGATGATCTGCTGGTGGTCCCTATTATAGAAAATACACCAGAAGAGAAGGACCTGAAGGAACGAATGGCTCGTGCCATGGAGGAGTACCCAGACTCCTGTGCTATCCTAGTTCGGCGCCATGGCATCTATGTGTGGGGGAAGACATGGCAAAATGCTAAAACAATGTGAGTGCAGTCTGTGCCGGTTACCCTATTCACTGTCCCCAAGCAATGCATGTTAACTCTCTTCATTTCTGTGTCTCCCTTCTCcctctgcaggtgtgaatgcTATGATTATCTGTTTGATATCGCTATACAAATGAGACAATGCGGCCTCGACCCATCTCACCATCCAATAGAAGAAAAGGGCATTGTCTAAGAGTCTGTGGGCAGGAAATAACTTTGGCCCATAGCAAAGCTCTTCTGTAAACCTAAAGTCCTCTGTACACGATGAAAGTATCTTTAATCATTGACTGCTGCATGAACTTCAGAATCTGGCTGACCATGTGAGCAGAGCTGAACTACAGTATGGGTGAATAATGGATGGCAAATATTTCAAGTGTGGATTGTTTTATGCATTCATATGCAATGGTCTCTTAATCACTAACATCAGGCTCAGCAAAATTGGTTGAGTGTTTTATAGTTAATCAAAATCACCTTTGCAAGGACTGAGCAAGTGGCAACCAAACTCCCTTTAGGCACATCAACCCCAAGGTTTCAGCTTGCAATCATCATGGAGGTCACTTGTGAGACAAAATGATCAGAGAGCTATTGAATCCTACAAGTCCTTTCCTACAGCTAATTTTAAATGAATATGTATCCTGCTGTCATAAGTTATCATCATCGAGAGATGGTAGCATATCTTAGTGGTAACGCTACTGCACTAGTAaaccagaagcccaggctaattcttggaaacacaagttcaaatctcagaacagatggtgaaatttaaattcaattaattaataactcagtgatgatgatcatgaaacgaATGATTTGccataaaaagccatctggttctttgccgtcctgaaatctgccatccttaactggtctggcctacatttgccTATAGACCCACAGcagtatggttgactcttaattatgTTCTGTAAGTTACTCAGTTTATCAAACTGCGACAAAAAAGCCAAAAAGGGATGAAagtggatggaccacctggcattgacataGGCACTGGAAAGAATAAAGGCACACCACattgggaaagctgtcccacAACTAGtcagtaacagcctgacatagttacaGCCAATGTCCTAGACTCCTCTATCCCCATCCATGGGTAGGTCCTGTCCCAGTGACAGGACATACCACCAGAGTTGGTgtcatagtggtatacagtcagaagtggagtcctcaatattgactccagaccctATAATGTctcatgaatcagtactcctccatgttgatagcagcagaattgtattcatgcacaatctgtaaccttgtggCTCAGCATATTCCTCACTCAAtcgttaccatcaagccagggatcaaccctggttcaaagaagagtgttCGAACCAGGAGCAGCTGCAGGTACACATAAAAATGATGACCCAACATGGTGAATCTACAACATGACTACATGCCAAACGGTGGaaacagcatgtgatagacagagctaagcaacccaACAACCAATGATTttgatcaaagctctgcagtcctgccacatccagtcactaATGgcagtgggcaattaaacaactaaccagaggaagaggctccataaacacccccatcttcaatgatgggggagcccaacacgttagtgcaaccatcttcagccagatatGTCGAGTGATCTTAGCCTCCtcctgagctccccagcatcacagataccagtcttcagccaattctattcactccaatTGATGTCAAGAAATTActaaaagcactggatactgcaaaggctacgggccttAACAACATCCCAACAGTAGCTCTAAAAGCTTTTTCTTCGGATTAACTCCACCTCCAACCAAGTTGTTCCAATACCACTAAAACACTGGCATtttctgacaatgtggaaaattgcccaggtatgtccatcCACAAAGGCAGGACTTTTCAGTCCAGCTAATTACCTTCCAcca
This sequence is a window from Carcharodon carcharias isolate sCarCar2 chromosome 10, sCarCar2.pri, whole genome shotgun sequence. Protein-coding genes within it:
- the LOC121283192 gene encoding methylthioribulose-1-phosphate dehydratase; the encoded protein is MELGPEEKEHPRNLIPELCKQFYHLGWVTGTGGGISLKYGDEIYIAPSGVQKERIQPDDLFVCDIKGCDISGPPLSKKLKKSQCTPLFMNAYTMRGSGAVIHTHSKAAVMATLLFPGKEFQITHQEMIKGIRKCQSGDYYRYDDLLVVPIIENTPEEKDLKERMARAMEEYPDSCAILVRRHGIYVWGKTWQNAKTMCECYDYLFDIAIQMRQCGLDPSHHPIEEKGIV